One window of the Montipora foliosa isolate CH-2021 chromosome 4, ASM3666993v2, whole genome shotgun sequence genome contains the following:
- the LOC137999220 gene encoding uncharacterized protein — protein MVVRTVLGQMEAQFNRYFKTVKERNHRIESGTNDKHKEVCRRTRRLSSKLETHLSGYERIKEKLTLQEKKSYDDVLYLEYMSSEESDYEEQEDPITGETVKRLVGYATRKLPWERTRLTNLKCKLDKVHAQNLSPHARQLLKPRHVGRVSSRSSPEGPSWAVRQPPADE, from the exons ATGGTGGTGAGAACTGTCCTTGGACAGATGGAAG CCCAGTTCAATCGATACTTTAAAACGGTGAAGGAACGAAATCATCGGATTGAAAGTGGAACCAATGACAAACATAAAGAGGTTTGTCGCAGAACTAGGCGGCTCTCAAGT AAATTGGAGACGCATCTGTCAGGATATGAAAGGATTAAAGAAAAGCTAACACTGCAAGAGAAAAAGAGCTATGATGATGTCCTGTATTTAGAATATATGAGCAGTGAGGAGTCTGATTATGAAGAACAAGAAGACCCCATAACTGGGGAAACTGTAAAAAGATTAGTAGGTTATGCCACAAGAAAGCTGCCATGGGAGAGGACAAGGctaacaaatttaaaatgtaaattagACAAGGTCCATGCACAAAATTTATCTCCTCATGCCAGGCAGCTTCTCAAACCAAGACATGTTGGACGAGTTTCAAGTAGGTCCAGTCCTGAGGGCCCTTCATGGGCAGTACGGCAACCTCCGGCAGACGAATGA